One Algoriphagus sp. Y33 genomic window, AATTTCCTTATTGATTTTCACAAAAGTCTCTATCTCTTTTTCAGAGAAATCTTCTTGCGTGCCTTGCTGTACAGATGGTGGAAGAGTTTGTTGTTGTCCTATTGCGAAGTTGGCCATAAGGAAGGCCGCTACTAAAGCAAATGGAAATAATTTCGATGATTTTAGCTTGTTCATGTGATTGTTGTTTTGGTTTAGTATCCGCTAACCTACCAACCCAAAAGGTGACCGCCCAATTTAAATCCTATTAATTCTTGTTTTTAACCTGTTTTAACTAGTTTGATGCGTGGTATAATGATTTATTTAGATTTTTTGCGAAATCTATATTAATGACTTTGCACAATTTTTTCGCGAAGTGCCCACTTCATCAGCGGGCCACTTGTCATGGATGTCACAAGTGCCATTACTACTAAAGCAACGAAAAGCTTTTCGTCGATAAGGCCATTGTCTAAGGCAATTATACCCAAAATGATTTCCATTGCTCCCCGTGCATTCATTCCAAAACCTACGGCTAAGGCATCTTTGAATTTATAGCCTGATCGGTATGCCCCAAATCCACTTCCTACGATCTTACCCGCAAATGAAATGGCCAAAATGGCCAGAATTAAGAGAACATCGAAATTCGCTGCAAAGTCTATTTTCAGTCCAATAGATACAAAGAACAAAGGGGCAAAAATGTTGTTGATAAATTGATGGATGATTTCCTTTGCTTTTTCAGATAGGTGGTCAGAGTCTCCCAATGCCACTCCGAATATAAAAGCACCAAATATTGCATGGATGCCTAACCACTCTGTAAACGCTGCTGCCAAAAAGCAAAAAGCCATAGAAAGTGATAATAGTCCCCCCGGCCAAGCCAATTTTTTATTGATCCATGGCAAAACACGGTTGATTAGAGCCTTGCCCAATGTCAGCATAAAGGCAGTAAATAACAATGTGATGCCAATGGTATTGAAAAGAGAAAGATTTGCGGTTTCTCCCATAAAAGATAGGATAACCGAGAAAATCAGCCATCCAATTATATCATTTACCATGGCTCCGGCCACAATCACCATCCCCATTTTAGTCTTAAACAAGTTCATGTCCATAAGGATCCTGACGACTACAGGCAATGCTGTGATGGACATGGCTGTACCCATGAATAAAGAAAAGAGTAGTCTGTTCCCTTCTCCCAGTCCGAAGAATTCCGAAAAGAAATAGGGAAATATAAAACCCAAAACAAATGGAATAACCAATCCTAGCAAACTGATAACTAAAGCGGATTTCCCCTGAGACCATACCAGATGAAGCTCCACTTCCAACCCTGCCACAAATAGAAGTAGAATAACGGCCATTTGGACTATTCCGTCCAATGCCAAATTTGAAGAAGGATTACTTTGAAATAGGAACTCGAAAACCTCAGGCCCTAAATACCCCAGTATGGTAGGCCCTAAAACCACCCCTGCCAGAATCTCCCCAACCACAGAAGGTTGATTAAACTTCTGGGCAATTTCTGCAAACACTCTTGCCAATAGCAGCATGCTCGCAAGCTGCAGGAGCAAGTTGATGACATCCTTGTGCGCTAAACTTTCCATCTGTTACTTTATAATTAGAAGATTACAAGGAAGTTCTGTCAATACCTCTTCGAGATCATGTGGGAACAACCTGTCAATAAAGGTATAGCCACGCTCATCTCCCATAATCAATAAATCCGCATTTATTGACTCACAATATCTAACAAGTTCAACAGCCCACTTACCCGCTGTAACTTTGATGTTTATTCTTAGCCCGGATTTGTCCAGATCAGTTAGAATTTCTTCCACATATTTTATTTCCTCCTGAATCAGTTTTCTTCTGGTGTTGGATACTTCATCTTCGGAACCTTCCGCAGCGGTAGCCATCCTTAGCCCATAAAGTTTTATTTCATTGAGAATATGGACTTGGGATACTTGCTCATTTTGGCAGAATTTCAAGCCTTGCTCGATTACTTTCGGTGTGACTTCAAGCTGTGTTCCGTTAATTACGACTTTGGAGAACCTCTTAGCATTTACCTGCGGGTTGATCAATGTCAGGACAGAACAGCTGGATTTTCGGATCACTTTTCTGCCTACAGATCCCATATAGTAGGTGAGCATTTTCTCACGCTTCAATGCTCCCGCTACCAGCAAATCGGCTTTTTGCTCTTTACATGCCTGCAGGATCATTTTCACAGGTTTTCCCTCCTTCCAGATTAACTCTGTTTTAAGTTTGTCCAAACCTGTTTTGATTATTATCTCGTCGAGTTTTGCTTCCAGTTCATCGGTTTTTTTGCCGATATGAATGAGGATCAGATCAGATCCAAAAAGCTGGACGAGTCGTTTGGTTTCGGAAATCAAAGCTTCCATCCGTGGGGAAAAAGCTATGGCAAGGGCTACTTTTTGATACATTGCTAAAAGGTAATGCCCTTAAATAAGCGAATTTTGTCCACCCGTACAACATCTCTTTTATAACTCCATTTATCACAAGCAATTCCCATTCAAGTGGTATTTCTACATTCATAAAAAGGATAGGGTATTTTATAGCCAAATTTTAGTAAAATTTATAGGCCACTCTCTTAGAGAGAATCGGCTAATCAGAAATTTAAAACCCAAACGATTTATGAAATCGAGCATGACAAAGTGGGATGATTATCTACCATGCGAGATTCCATCTGTCCTTTAAAAATCAAATTGTAATCAGATGAAAAAAACACTACTCAGTTGGTTGCTGGTCTGGGGTACGGGAGTGTCAGGTATTGCGTATGCGCAGACAGACTACCCAACCCTCGCTCAACTTAATCAGCGTTTGCAGCATGTGGCCTCCGATGCTTCCGCTGAACTCACATCAATCACCAAAACCGAAGGCGGCAAAGATATCTGGGTGCTGAAAATCGGCACCGGACAAAAAGATCAGAAGCCTGCACTAGCCGTAGTCGGTGGGGTGGAAGGCTACGGGGTTTTGGGCGTAGAACTTGCAGTTCAATTTGCCGAAAAACTGGTAGCAGATCACCCAAAGGCATTGGAGTCTACCACTTTTTACATTTTTCCAAATATGTCTCCTGACGCATACGAGCAGTATCATGCTTCCTTGAAATATGAGAGAAGGGGAAATGCTGTGGTTGTGGATCACGACCGAGACGGAGTTTCGGGCGGCAGTGGCTACACAGACCTGAATGGGGACGGAATGATCACCATGATGCGTGTGGAAGATCCCATGGGCGACTATTTGATCTCAAAAGAGGATGAAAGGATTCTGGTAAAAGCTGATAAGTCAAAAGGCGAGGCAGGCAAGTATTTGCTTTACAAAGAATCCAAAGACGATGACAAAGACGGGGAATTTGCCGAAGATCTGAAAGAAGGAATCGCATTCAACAAGTCTCTGACTTACAGGTTTCCAGTGTTTCAGCCATTGGCAGGGGATATGCCTGTGACGCAAAAAGAGTCAAGAGCGCTGCTGGATTATTTATTTGAGCAATGGAATATTTTCGCTTTTGTCACTTTTTCCCCAGCTAACAATTTGTCTTCACCGCTGAAGTACAATGCAGGCAATGCTAAAAAGCGATTAGTCACTTCCATTTTGGAGAAAGATCAGGCGATCAATACGATGGTTTCGGATTTATACAAAGAAACAGTGAAACAGAAGGCTTATCTGCAAGATAACCAAGGGACAGATGGTGATTTCTTTCAGTGGGCATATTTCCATTTTGGTAGATTGAGCTACAGTACTCCGGGGTATTGGATTCCCGAGTACAAAGATTCCACCGGCAAAGGCAAGTCAACGGCTGAAGCCAATTTCTTGGCTTGGGCAGACTCATTGGCTATGAATGATGTTTTTGTGCCTTGGACAGAGGTTAAACATCCTGATTTCCCGGGAAGAAAAGTGGAAGTTGGCGGAATTAAGCCTTTTGTGATGACAAACCCTCCTTTTGAAAAAGCCGGTGAGATTGCTGATCAGCATACTGAATTCATTTTGAGACTGGCAGCCATGCAGCCGAAACTTGAGATTCACAATGTAAAGAGCGAAGCTCTTGGCAATGGACTGAGCCGGGTAACTCTGGACCTTTTCAACAACTCTGCAATTCCAACTCACTCAGAAATGGGGGAGAAGTCCAGATGGCTGCGTAAAATCAGAATTGATATGGACGCTGATACTGAGAAAATCATCTCTGGTAACAAGATAGAACTCATGGATTCCCTTGGTGCTTATGAAAAAGCCAGCTTCAGCTGGATCATCCGCGGTGCTGGAAATGTGACTGTAAAAGCCGGTGCTTCACATGCCGGATTCACATCTACTACTATAAAACTCTAAGCCATGCAAAAGACGAAACTATCAAAATTAACCATTGCCTTGGCTGTGAGTGCTTTAAGCCTTGGAAGTTATAAGGCTGATGCCCAAGAGAAGTTTTTTCGGGCAGTAGGCACTCCCCATAATCCCACAGTAGAAATCGCTTTCAACAGGTATTATACCTATGAAGGGTTGGTGGAAAACATGAAAAAAATAGCTGCAGCACACCCCACTATAGCCAGGCTCGAATCAATAGGGAAATCGTATGAAGGCCGTGATATTATGACGCTGACGATTACGGACTTTTCCACGGGAAAGGACACAGACAAACCGGGTATGTGGATTGATGGAAATATTCACTCCAATGAAATTCAGGGTGGAGAATTCTCACTTTATGGAGCTTGGTATCTTACAGAGATGTATGCAGACAACGAGTTTATCCGGCAATTGCTCAAGGATAAAACCTTCTACATCACACCTACTATTAATCCTGATGCACGAAACAACTTTTTTTTAGAACCTAATACTGCCAATTCTCCCCGATCCGGAATGATGATTTTGGACAATGACGGGGATGGAGAAGCAGGGGAGGATATGATGGATGATCTGGATGGAGATGGCCACATTACGATGATGATCCGAAAGTCATCCACCGGTCGCTATATCAAAGATCCCCAGGATCCGAGAAAGTTAATTATGGTGGGGCCGGATAAGGTTGGAGAATATGAGATGCTTGGGCAGGAAGGGACTGATCTGGATGGTGATGGACGTGTGAATGACGACGGCATAGGATATTATGACCCCAACCGGGACTGGGGCTGGAACTGGCAGCCGGATTACATCCAGCGTGGAGCTTTGAAGTACCCATTTACACTTCCTGAAAACAGGTCAATTATGGAGTTTGTGATGAAACACCCGAATATAGCAGGAGCTCAAAGTTTCCACAACTCTGGTGGAATGATCCTTCGTGGCCCGGGCGCAGAAGAAGATGTGGATACTTACAACCGGGATGATATCAGGATCTATGACGCTATCGCACAGAAAGGGGAAGAGATGATTCCGGGATATAGGTATCTTACTGTTTATAAGGATCTTTATTCAGTGTTTGGCGGGGAGTTGGATTGGTTTTATGGGGTTCGGGGTGTATTCACCTATTCTAACGAGCTGATGAATTCCTACCTCTATTTTCATAAAGAATCACAGGGGCGGGGACAGGACGAAATGTTTAAAGTAGATGAGCTATTGACGATGGGGGATGCTTTTGTTAATTGGCATGAGTATAAGCATCCACAATTCGGAACAGTAGAAATAGGAGGCTTTAAGAAAAACTTTGGGCGTGCTCATCCGGGGTTCTTGCTTGAGCAGGATGCGCATAGGAACACTGCTTTCACAATCTATCATGCATACCACACTCCCAAGCTGTCTGTAATGGATGTGAAAGAAGAAGAGCTGGGGGGAGGTCTGAAAGCTATTACCGCAACGATCTTCAACGAACGGCTGATGCCAACTCATGCGAGCCAGGATCTCAAATACAAAATCGAAAGACCTGACTACGTCACTATATCAGGTGCCAAAGTGGTCGCAGGTTTTGTGGTAGAAGATGAAGACTTCAACAAGTTTGCTGAGCAGAAACTAACCCCTGAAAAGATCTCAGTAGCGAATATACCGGGCATGACCGGAGTGAAAGTGAAGTGGATTGTATCCTCAGGATCTAACTATTCCATTACCGTGGACTCTGCAAAGGGAGGAAAGGCAAGCTGGAAGAAGTAAGAATGTAGACGAAGTGATCAGTTGATTTACTTTTGATGAAGAGAAGAAAAAATATGTTCAGCCAGAGGTGTCATTTGAATGACTTTTGCTGATATAAATGGAATGCGGAGCAGCAATGCTCCGTATTTTTTTAACCACAGGGGCACAGAAGACACAGATTAGTGTATCCATCGCGGCCGTTCGTGTCACACGAATGGCTTTTTTATGATAGCGTTTAACCACAATGGTCACGGAGCCTTACATGTAGGCTGCCATTTTTGATAATACCTCTTATCTGGATTTTACAAGTGATTAAGAGCTATTTGGAGAGAATACCTTTTTGTCAGTCCAAAAAGCGAAAGCCGAAAAGCCGGTGCGAAGGCAGCTGAGATTACTAACCTTATATAGTGGAGAAGGTTAATAGATAGTAATCCTTTTTTCTTAGATCAGAGATTTCAGTTTATGTTGGCGGAAAGTAAAATCATTGGCTGTGTTCTCTGTGTTAACCCGTGACCATTGCGGTTTACCAAAAAATATAAAACAAAACCCCGCTTGAGCAATCAAGCGGGGCTAGTTAAGAAAGTTGGTTTAGCTTATAGGCTAGTTACATATCCTTCAAATCCTGATGCAGTTTTTACTTTAAAGTTGATGCCTGCTCCACTTACCTTGTCGATAGTGTAGATTTTGTGAAGACCTTGAGGATTGTCGATTTTTTCTGTGTGGATCAATTTATCGCCATCGTAGATCATAACTTCGATATCTTTTGCTTCAAGGTTGCTTACAAGCAATCTGTATTTGTTTCCACCCATAGGAGATACTCTAGAGAATACAGCGGGAGATTTTGCTACATAGTTATTGAAAGAAGCAGTTCTCAAAACACCTGATTCATCCATAACTTCTACAGAGTAGCTTCCTTGAGGAAGTGCTTTAAGATCATATTTCTTAGCGAAAGCCTCTGTCTTGTTAATTCTGTCTCTTAAGATCAATCGATCTTCGGAATCCGTGATTTTCACAATCACGATACCTTGTGGTGCTTCATTGAAAGCTACTGCTACCTTAGTGGTTTCAGTCTGTCTGATTTGAACAGCTGTACCTTCAGATTTTGCAAACGCTCCTGCAGCGATCCCCGCTACAAAAAGCAATGTGAATAATTTTTTCATTTTAATAATTGGTTTGAATAGGTTCTAAATTTTGTGTAACCGCCAGACGGCTGATTCGTCTCTGGAAGGGATATTTTGGGTTACATTTTCCATCGGGGTAACCGATTGGTTTGTTATTATGATTCAAAGGTACGACGGAAAACATTAATTGCAAATACTTCAATAAAAAAAGATCATTGTTAATGATTTCGTAACAGAATAATGAAATATTTATGGATTTAATAAAATGCTTCCGCAATCGATAGCGGAACTCGTTGAATTTTGATTTTTTCTTGTTTTAAGGAATAAAAATCTGTTTTTTCTAAAAATTCAAAATTAAATTACCGATATACTGATCTTTTTCTTTTCAATTCCGATAGAAATTTTGTGAAAAAAAAATAAAAATATTTTATAACGACTGGTTTTTGACACTAGAATCGATCCTCTTTCGGTAAATTTAGTTCCTTGTCATCTGTATTCTTGTGTTCGTTTTACCCTACTAGTTAAGATTGGGCAAAAAAAACAGGTTTAGAATTGAATTTCTAAACCTGTTTAATGAGTTCTTACGAAAAATAGGTTTTCTGTGATTTCTGATTTTTTGGAAGAATTAATTTCTTCCCTTATAATTTGCCGCTTTGGCTACCAATTCTTGGTCAAATGATCCTTTGAGTTCCACCACTATTAGGTCGCCATCATCACCTCCCACGAGGACGACTAGATCCGAAATTTTATTCCCTCCTTTAGAATATACCATTACCCCGCCTTTTTTTCCTTCGGAAGCTTCCATCAACAGCTCATATCTTTCTCTTTCCAATCCCTTCTGCAAGGTTTTGTATTCGAGGAGTGCATCATCTGCATGATCAGGTAGTGTGAAAAAATTCAGTTTCTCTATAGACTTTGCTACAGTAGCCATGTCATTTTCGTCGATGTCGATTTTGAAGCCATTGGCAAAGTTCATGAAATTCCCTCCCAGCTCCATGTGGAAGAAATCATCTTCACTCTTATACTTTTCGTATAGTGCTTTCACACTTTTGCTCTGTGCCTGTACGGTTATCACCGTCCCGATTAGTGCTAGGGTTAGAATTAGTTTTTTCATAGTCTTTTTATAGTATGGTTAGTTTAAATGATTTTCAATTCCTGAAACCTTGTCATTTAACATCCAGTTTCGCATTACTTGATACTTCATTACTTGCTTCCCTTCGGTCCTTTACCTCCTTTGCCATACAGATCCATTCCCGGTATATCCGTCTTCTCAGCAAGCAAGTTCAAATCCTCATAAGTGAAATTCCCAAGCATG contains:
- a CDS encoding M14 family metallopeptidase, giving the protein MKKTLLSWLLVWGTGVSGIAYAQTDYPTLAQLNQRLQHVASDASAELTSITKTEGGKDIWVLKIGTGQKDQKPALAVVGGVEGYGVLGVELAVQFAEKLVADHPKALESTTFYIFPNMSPDAYEQYHASLKYERRGNAVVVDHDRDGVSGGSGYTDLNGDGMITMMRVEDPMGDYLISKEDERILVKADKSKGEAGKYLLYKESKDDDKDGEFAEDLKEGIAFNKSLTYRFPVFQPLAGDMPVTQKESRALLDYLFEQWNIFAFVTFSPANNLSSPLKYNAGNAKKRLVTSILEKDQAINTMVSDLYKETVKQKAYLQDNQGTDGDFFQWAYFHFGRLSYSTPGYWIPEYKDSTGKGKSTAEANFLAWADSLAMNDVFVPWTEVKHPDFPGRKVEVGGIKPFVMTNPPFEKAGEIADQHTEFILRLAAMQPKLEIHNVKSEALGNGLSRVTLDLFNNSAIPTHSEMGEKSRWLRKIRIDMDADTEKIISGNKIELMDSLGAYEKASFSWIIRGAGNVTVKAGASHAGFTSTTIKL
- a CDS encoding DUF4252 domain-containing protein, producing the protein MKKLILTLALIGTVITVQAQSKSVKALYEKYKSEDDFFHMELGGNFMNFANGFKIDIDENDMATVAKSIEKLNFFTLPDHADDALLEYKTLQKGLERERYELLMEASEGKKGGVMVYSKGGNKISDLVVLVGGDDGDLIVVELKGSFDQELVAKAANYKGRN
- a CDS encoding M14 family metallopeptidase codes for the protein MQKTKLSKLTIALAVSALSLGSYKADAQEKFFRAVGTPHNPTVEIAFNRYYTYEGLVENMKKIAAAHPTIARLESIGKSYEGRDIMTLTITDFSTGKDTDKPGMWIDGNIHSNEIQGGEFSLYGAWYLTEMYADNEFIRQLLKDKTFYITPTINPDARNNFFLEPNTANSPRSGMMILDNDGDGEAGEDMMDDLDGDGHITMMIRKSSTGRYIKDPQDPRKLIMVGPDKVGEYEMLGQEGTDLDGDGRVNDDGIGYYDPNRDWGWNWQPDYIQRGALKYPFTLPENRSIMEFVMKHPNIAGAQSFHNSGGMILRGPGAEEDVDTYNRDDIRIYDAIAQKGEEMIPGYRYLTVYKDLYSVFGGELDWFYGVRGVFTYSNELMNSYLYFHKESQGRGQDEMFKVDELLTMGDAFVNWHEYKHPQFGTVEIGGFKKNFGRAHPGFLLEQDAHRNTAFTIYHAYHTPKLSVMDVKEEELGGGLKAITATIFNERLMPTHASQDLKYKIERPDYVTISGAKVVAGFVVEDEDFNKFAEQKLTPEKISVANIPGMTGVKVKWIVSSGSNYSITVDSAKGGKASWKK
- a CDS encoding cation:proton antiporter; the encoded protein is MESLAHKDVINLLLQLASMLLLARVFAEIAQKFNQPSVVGEILAGVVLGPTILGYLGPEVFEFLFQSNPSSNLALDGIVQMAVILLLFVAGLEVELHLVWSQGKSALVISLLGLVIPFVLGFIFPYFFSEFFGLGEGNRLLFSLFMGTAMSITALPVVVRILMDMNLFKTKMGMVIVAGAMVNDIIGWLIFSVILSFMGETANLSLFNTIGITLLFTAFMLTLGKALINRVLPWINKKLAWPGGLLSLSMAFCFLAAAFTEWLGIHAIFGAFIFGVALGDSDHLSEKAKEIIHQFINNIFAPLFFVSIGLKIDFAANFDVLLILAILAISFAGKIVGSGFGAYRSGYKFKDALAVGFGMNARGAMEIILGIIALDNGLIDEKLFVALVVMALVTSMTSGPLMKWALREKIVQSH
- a CDS encoding universal stress protein produces the protein MYQKVALAIAFSPRMEALISETKRLVQLFGSDLILIHIGKKTDELEAKLDEIIIKTGLDKLKTELIWKEGKPVKMILQACKEQKADLLVAGALKREKMLTYYMGSVGRKVIRKSSCSVLTLINPQVNAKRFSKVVINGTQLEVTPKVIEQGLKFCQNEQVSQVHILNEIKLYGLRMATAAEGSEDEVSNTRRKLIQEEIKYVEEILTDLDKSGLRINIKVTAGKWAVELVRYCESINADLLIMGDERGYTFIDRLFPHDLEEVLTELPCNLLIIK